In one Pseudomonas sp. Bout1 genomic region, the following are encoded:
- the mutS gene encoding DNA mismatch repair protein MutS, protein MSKNTSDLASHTPMMQQYWRLKNQHPDQLMFYRMGDFYEIFYEDAKKAAKLLDITLTARGQSAGQAIPMCGIPYHSLEGYLVKLVKLGESVVICEQIGDPATSKGPVERQVVRIITPGTVSDEALLDERRDNLIAAVLGDERLFGLAVLDITSGNFTVLEIKGWENLLAELERVNPVELMIPDDWPKDLPAERRRGTKRRAPWDFERDSALKSLCQQFSVQDLKGFGCETLTLAIGAAGCLLNYAKETQRTALPHLRSLRHERLDDTVVLDGASRRNLELDTNLAGGRDNTLQSVVDRCQTAMGSRLLTRWLNRPLRDLKVLQARQTSITCLLDRYRFEKLQPQLKEIGDIERILARIGLRNARPRDLARLRDALGALPQLQAAMTELEAPHLQQLAVTTSTYPELAALLEKAIIDNPPAIIRDGGVLKTGYDTELDELQSLSENAGQFLIDLEAREKARTGLANLKVGYNRVHGYFIELPSKQAEQAPIDYQRRQTLKGAERFITPELKAFEDKALSAKSRALAREKMLYEALLESLIDKLAPLQDTAAALAELDVLNNLAERALNLDLNCPRFVSEACMRIVQGRHPVVEQVLTTPFVANDLSLDDDTRMLVITGPNMGGKSTYMRQTALIVLLAHIGSFVPAASCELSLVDRIFTRIGSSDDLAGGRSTFMVEMSETANILHNATERSLVLMDEVGRGTSTFDGLSLAWAAAERLATLRAYTLFATHYFELTVLPENEPLVANVHLNATEHNERIVFLHHVLPGPASQSYGLAVAQLAGVPAEVITRAREHLSRLEETALPHEIPVASPAKASNKPSAPHQSDMFASLPHPVLDELAKLDLDDLTPRKALEMLYALKTRI, encoded by the coding sequence CAGCAGTACTGGCGCCTGAAAAACCAGCACCCTGATCAGTTGATGTTCTATCGCATGGGCGACTTCTACGAGATCTTCTATGAAGATGCGAAGAAGGCCGCCAAGTTGCTGGACATCACCCTGACCGCGCGCGGGCAGTCGGCCGGGCAGGCGATTCCGATGTGCGGGATTCCTTACCACTCGCTGGAAGGTTACCTGGTCAAGCTGGTGAAGCTCGGCGAGTCGGTGGTGATCTGTGAGCAGATCGGCGACCCGGCCACCAGCAAGGGCCCGGTTGAACGTCAGGTGGTGCGCATCATCACCCCGGGCACGGTGAGTGACGAGGCGCTGCTGGATGAACGACGCGACAACCTGATCGCCGCGGTGCTGGGGGACGAGCGCCTGTTCGGCCTCGCGGTGCTGGATATCACCAGCGGTAACTTCACGGTGCTGGAGATCAAGGGCTGGGAAAATCTGCTGGCGGAGCTGGAGCGCGTCAACCCGGTGGAGCTGATGATTCCGGATGACTGGCCCAAGGACCTGCCGGCGGAACGTCGCCGTGGGACCAAGCGCCGTGCACCGTGGGATTTCGAGCGTGACTCGGCGCTGAAAAGTCTGTGCCAGCAATTCTCCGTGCAAGATCTCAAGGGCTTCGGTTGCGAAACCCTGACCCTGGCCATCGGCGCCGCCGGCTGCCTGCTCAACTACGCCAAAGAAACCCAGCGCACCGCCCTGCCGCATTTGCGCAGCCTGCGTCATGAACGCCTGGACGACACCGTGGTGCTCGATGGCGCCAGCCGTCGCAACCTGGAGCTGGACACCAACCTGGCCGGCGGTCGCGACAACACTCTGCAATCGGTGGTCGACCGTTGCCAGACCGCAATGGGCAGCCGCTTGCTGACTCGCTGGTTGAACCGCCCGCTGCGGGACCTGAAGGTGCTGCAGGCCCGTCAAACCTCTATTACCTGCCTGCTGGATCGCTACCGTTTTGAAAAGCTGCAACCGCAGCTCAAGGAAATCGGCGACATCGAGCGGATCCTGGCGCGGATAGGCCTACGTAACGCACGGCCCCGCGACCTGGCCCGCCTGCGCGATGCCCTCGGCGCCCTGCCGCAACTGCAAGCGGCGATGACCGAACTGGAAGCACCGCACCTGCAGCAGTTGGCCGTCACCACCAGCACCTACCCGGAACTGGCGGCGCTGTTGGAAAAAGCCATCATCGACAACCCGCCCGCGATCATTCGTGACGGCGGTGTGTTGAAGACCGGTTACGACACTGAGCTGGACGAACTGCAATCCCTGAGCGAGAACGCCGGGCAGTTCCTGATCGACCTGGAGGCCCGCGAAAAAGCCCGCACCGGCCTCGCCAACCTGAAGGTCGGCTACAACCGCGTGCACGGCTACTTTATCGAGTTGCCAAGCAAGCAGGCCGAGCAGGCGCCAATCGATTACCAGCGCCGCCAGACCCTCAAGGGCGCCGAGCGTTTTATCACCCCGGAACTGAAAGCCTTCGAAGACAAGGCGCTGTCGGCCAAGAGCCGCGCCCTGGCTCGGGAGAAGATGCTCTACGAGGCCTTGCTCGAAAGCCTGATCGACAAGCTGGCGCCCTTGCAGGACACCGCCGCCGCGCTGGCCGAACTGGATGTATTGAACAACCTGGCCGAGCGCGCCCTGAACCTCGACTTGAACTGCCCGCGGTTTGTCAGCGAGGCGTGCATGCGCATCGTGCAAGGCCGCCATCCGGTGGTGGAGCAAGTGTTGACCACACCGTTCGTCGCCAACGACCTGTCGCTGGACGACGACACCCGCATGCTGGTGATCACCGGTCCGAACATGGGCGGTAAATCCACCTACATGCGCCAGACCGCATTGATTGTGCTGCTGGCGCATATCGGCAGCTTCGTGCCGGCGGCCAGTTGCGAGTTGTCCCTGGTAGACCGCATCTTCACCCGCATCGGCTCCAGCGATGACCTGGCTGGTGGTCGCTCGACCTTTATGGTGGAAATGAGCGAAACCGCCAATATCCTGCACAACGCCACCGAACGCAGCCTGGTGCTGATGGACGAAGTGGGCCGCGGCACCAGCACCTTCGACGGGCTGTCGCTGGCCTGGGCTGCAGCCGAGCGATTGGCCACCCTGCGCGCGTACACGCTGTTCGCGACGCACTACTTCGAACTGACGGTGTTGCCAGAAAACGAGCCGCTGGTGGCCAACGTTCACCTCAATGCCACGGAGCACAACGAGCGCATCGTGTTCCTGCACCACGTGCTGCCCGGCCCGGCGAGCCAGAGTTACGGGCTGGCCGTGGCACAACTGGCCGGTGTACCGGCAGAGGTGATCACCCGTGCCCGTGAGCACCTGAGCCGCCTGGAAGAAACCGCCCTGCCCCACGAGATTCCAGTGGCCAGCCCGGCCAAAGCCAGCAACAAACCCAGCGCGCCACACCAGAGCGACATGTTCGCCAGCCTGCCGCATCCGGTGCTGGATGAGTTGGCCAAGCTTGACCTGGACGACTTGACGCCACGAAAAGCGCTCGAAATGTTATATGCACTGAAGACTCGGATATAA
- the fdxA gene encoding ferredoxin FdxA has translation MTFVVTDNCIKCKYTDCVEVCPVDCFYEGPNFLVIHPDECIDCALCEPECPAVAIFSEDEVPAEMQEFIQLNVELAEVWPNITERKDPMPDAAEWDGKKGKIADLER, from the coding sequence ATGACCTTCGTCGTCACCGACAACTGCATCAAGTGCAAGTACACCGACTGCGTAGAAGTGTGTCCGGTGGACTGCTTCTACGAAGGCCCGAATTTTTTGGTCATCCACCCGGACGAGTGCATTGACTGCGCCCTGTGTGAGCCAGAATGCCCGGCCGTCGCAATTTTCTCCGAGGACGAAGTCCCGGCAGAGATGCAGGAATTTATTCAGTTGAACGTTGAGCTGGCGGAAGTCTGGCCGAATATCACTGAACGTAAAGATCCGATGCCGGACGCGGCGGAGTGGGATGGCAAAAAAGGCAAGATTGCCGACCTCGAGCGCTGA
- the apbC gene encoding iron-sulfur cluster carrier protein ApbC, with protein sequence MSAVNRAAVEAVLRQYTDPYLNQDPVSAGCVRAIDVQGDKVSVQLELGYAAGLFKSGWAQMLQMAIEGLDGVSSAKVEIQCVIAPHKAQAQIPGLANVKNVVAVASGKGGVGKSTTAANLALALAREGARVGILDADIYGPSQGVMFGIAEGTRPKIKDQKWFVPIQSHGVEVMSMAFLTDDNTPMVWRGPMVSGALLQLVTQTAWGDLDYLVIDMPPGTGDIQLTLAQKVPVAGSVIVTTPQDLALLDARKGVEMFRKVNIPVLGVVENMAVHICSNCGHAEHLFGEGGGEKLATQYGVELLASLPLSMGIREQADGGKPTVVAEPDGQIAMVYQELARHVGARIVLQEAEAQAMPTITVSDD encoded by the coding sequence ATGAGCGCCGTCAATCGCGCAGCGGTGGAAGCCGTTCTTCGCCAGTACACCGACCCCTACCTGAACCAGGACCCGGTCAGCGCCGGGTGCGTTCGCGCCATCGATGTGCAGGGTGACAAGGTTTCGGTCCAGCTTGAGCTGGGCTACGCCGCCGGCCTGTTCAAGAGCGGCTGGGCGCAGATGCTGCAAATGGCCATTGAAGGCCTGGACGGCGTCAGCTCGGCCAAGGTCGAGATCCAGTGCGTGATCGCCCCGCACAAGGCCCAGGCGCAGATCCCGGGCCTGGCCAATGTGAAGAACGTGGTGGCCGTGGCCTCCGGCAAGGGCGGCGTGGGCAAATCCACCACCGCCGCCAACCTGGCCCTGGCCCTGGCCCGCGAGGGCGCGCGGGTGGGTATTCTCGACGCCGACATCTATGGCCCAAGCCAAGGCGTAATGTTCGGCATCGCCGAAGGCACCCGGCCGAAGATCAAGGACCAGAAATGGTTCGTGCCGATCCAGTCCCATGGCGTGGAGGTGATGTCCATGGCCTTCCTGACCGACGACAACACGCCGATGGTCTGGCGCGGCCCGATGGTTTCCGGTGCGTTGCTGCAACTGGTCACCCAGACTGCCTGGGGTGACCTGGACTACCTGGTGATCGACATGCCACCTGGCACCGGGGACATCCAGTTGACCCTGGCGCAGAAAGTCCCGGTGGCCGGCTCGGTGATCGTCACCACGCCCCAGGACCTGGCGCTGCTGGATGCCCGCAAGGGCGTGGAGATGTTCCGCAAAGTCAACATCCCGGTGCTGGGCGTCGTGGAAAACATGGCAGTGCACATCTGCTCCAACTGCGGCCACGCCGAGCACCTGTTCGGTGAAGGCGGTGGCGAGAAGCTGGCGACCCAATACGGTGTTGAACTGCTGGCGTCGCTGCCGCTGTCGATGGGGATTCGTGAGCAGGCCGACGGCGGCAAGCCGACGGTGGTTGCCGAGCCCGATGGCCAGATTGCCATGGTCTACCAGGAGTTGGCCCGCCACGTAGGCGCGCGAATCGTCCTGCAGGAAGCCGAGGCCCAGGCGATGCCGACGATCACTGTCAGCGACGACTGA
- the metG gene encoding methionine--tRNA ligase, whose protein sequence is MSEPRKILVTSALPYANGSIHLGHMLEYIQTDMWVRFQKHRGNQCIYVCADDAHGSAIMLRAEKEGITPEQLIANVQAEHSADFAEFLVDFDNFHSTHSEENRELSSQIYLRLKEAGHIDTRSITQYFDPEKKMFLADRFIKGTCPKCGTEDQYGDNCEKCGATYAPTDLKDPKSAISGATPVLKDSQHFFFKLPDFQQMLQTWTRSGTLQDAVANKIAEWLDAGLQQWDISRDAPYFGFEIPGEPGKYFYVWLDAPIGYMASFKNLCDRTPSLDFDAFWAKDSTAELYHFIGKDIVNFHALFWPAMLEGSGYRKPTGIAVHGYLTVNGQKMSKSRGTFIKARTYLDHLSPEYLRYYYASKLGRGVDDLDLNLEDFVQKVNSDLVGKVVNIASRCAGFIHKGNAGVLVAENAAPELTDAFLAAAPSIADAYEARDFARAMREIMGLADRANAWIADKAPWSLNKQEGKQAQVQAICATGVNLFRQLVIFLKPVLPLLAADAEAFLNVPPLTWNDHATLLANHQLNEFKPLMTRIDPVKVQAMSDASKEDLEASKTDTGETATAGNGELAKDPLSPEIDFDAFAAVDLRVALIIKAEAVEGADKLLRLTLDIGDEQRNVFSGIKSAYPDPSKLDGRLTMMIANLKPRKMKFGISEGMVMAAGPGGEEIYLLSPDSGAKPGQRIK, encoded by the coding sequence ATGTCCGAGCCACGCAAGATCCTCGTCACCAGCGCCCTGCCCTATGCCAATGGTTCCATCCACCTTGGCCATATGCTTGAGTACATCCAGACCGATATGTGGGTGCGCTTCCAGAAGCATCGCGGCAATCAATGCATTTATGTCTGCGCGGACGACGCCCACGGTTCGGCCATCATGTTGCGCGCCGAGAAGGAAGGGATCACCCCGGAACAACTGATCGCCAATGTCCAGGCTGAACACAGCGCCGACTTTGCCGAGTTCCTGGTGGACTTCGACAACTTCCACTCGACCCACTCCGAAGAAAACCGCGAGCTGTCGAGCCAGATCTACCTGCGCCTCAAAGAAGCCGGGCACATCGATACGCGTTCGATCACCCAGTATTTCGACCCGGAAAAGAAAATGTTCCTGGCCGACCGCTTCATCAAGGGCACCTGCCCGAAATGCGGCACTGAGGACCAGTACGGCGACAACTGCGAAAAATGCGGCGCCACTTATGCGCCTACCGATTTGAAGGATCCGAAGTCGGCCATCTCCGGCGCCACTCCGGTGCTCAAGGATTCCCAGCACTTCTTCTTCAAGCTTCCGGATTTCCAGCAAATGCTGCAAACCTGGACCCGCAGCGGCACCCTGCAGGACGCCGTGGCCAACAAGATCGCCGAATGGCTGGACGCCGGCCTGCAGCAGTGGGACATCTCCCGCGATGCGCCGTACTTCGGTTTTGAGATCCCGGGCGAGCCAGGCAAGTACTTCTATGTGTGGCTGGACGCGCCGATCGGCTACATGGCCAGCTTCAAGAACCTGTGCGACCGTACGCCTTCGCTCGATTTCGACGCGTTCTGGGCCAAGGACTCCACCGCCGAGCTGTATCACTTCATCGGCAAGGACATCGTCAACTTCCACGCGCTGTTCTGGCCGGCGATGCTCGAAGGCTCGGGCTACCGCAAGCCGACCGGCATCGCGGTTCACGGCTACCTGACGGTCAATGGCCAGAAGATGTCCAAGTCCCGTGGCACCTTTATCAAGGCGCGCACCTACCTGGACCACCTGTCGCCGGAATACCTGCGCTACTACTACGCGTCCAAGCTGGGCCGTGGCGTCGACGACCTCGACCTGAACCTGGAAGACTTCGTACAGAAGGTCAACTCGGACCTGGTGGGCAAGGTGGTCAACATCGCCAGCCGTTGCGCCGGGTTTATCCACAAGGGCAATGCCGGTGTGCTGGTGGCGGAAAACGCCGCGCCGGAGCTGACCGACGCGTTCCTGGCCGCTGCACCAAGCATCGCCGACGCCTATGAAGCCCGCGACTTTGCCCGCGCCATGCGCGAGATCATGGGCCTGGCCGACCGTGCCAACGCCTGGATCGCCGACAAGGCGCCGTGGTCGCTGAACAAACAGGAAGGCAAGCAGGCGCAAGTCCAGGCCATCTGCGCTACGGGCGTCAACCTGTTCCGCCAGTTGGTGATCTTCCTCAAGCCGGTGCTGCCGCTGCTGGCGGCCGACGCCGAGGCGTTCCTCAACGTGCCGCCGCTGACCTGGAACGACCACGCGACCTTGCTCGCCAACCATCAGTTGAATGAGTTCAAGCCGTTGATGACCCGCATCGACCCGGTAAAAGTCCAGGCCATGAGCGACGCTTCCAAAGAAGACCTCGAAGCCAGCAAGACCGACACCGGCGAAACGGCTACGGCGGGCAATGGCGAACTGGCGAAAGATCCGCTGTCGCCAGAAATCGACTTCGACGCCTTTGCCGCAGTGGACCTGCGGGTTGCGCTGATCATCAAGGCCGAAGCTGTGGAAGGCGCCGACAAGCTGCTGCGCCTGACCCTGGACATCGGTGACGAGCAACGCAACGTGTTCTCCGGGATCAAGAGCGCCTACCCGGATCCGTCCAAGCTCGACGGCCGCCTGACCATGATGATCGCCAACCTCAAGCCACGGAAAATGAAGTTCGGCATCTCCGAAGGCATGGTGATGGCAGCCGGCCCTGGTGGTGAAGAGATCTACCTCCTGAGCCCGGACAGCGGCGCCAAGCCGGGTCAGCGCATCAAGTAA
- the nth gene encoding endonuclease III: MNAAKRLEIFRRLHEDNPEPKTELAYSSPFELLIAVILSAQSTDVGVNKATAKLYPVANTPEAIYALGVEGLSEYIKTIGLYNSKAKNVIETCRLLVELHGSEVPQTREALEALPGVGRKTANVVLNTAFRQLTMAVDTHIFRVSNRTGIARGKNVVEVEKQLMKFVPKPYLLDSHHWLILHGRYVCQARKPRCGSCRIEDLCEFKEKTSDD, translated from the coding sequence ATGAACGCCGCAAAACGCCTGGAAATTTTCCGCCGGCTTCACGAAGACAACCCGGAACCGAAAACCGAACTGGCCTATTCCTCGCCGTTCGAGTTGCTGATCGCGGTGATTCTCTCGGCCCAGTCCACAGACGTCGGCGTCAACAAGGCCACCGCCAAGCTGTATCCAGTGGCCAACACACCGGAGGCGATTTACGCGCTTGGGGTTGAAGGGTTGTCGGAATACATCAAGACCATCGGCCTGTACAACAGCAAGGCGAAGAATGTCATCGAGACCTGCCGGCTGCTGGTGGAGTTGCACGGCAGTGAAGTACCACAGACGCGGGAAGCCCTGGAAGCGCTTCCGGGCGTAGGCCGCAAAACGGCCAACGTGGTGCTCAATACGGCATTTCGCCAATTGACCATGGCGGTGGATACGCACATTTTTCGGGTCAGCAACCGCACCGGGATTGCCCGTGGGAAGAACGTGGTGGAGGTAGAAAAACAGCTGATGAAGTTTGTGCCTAAGCCCTACCTGCTGGATTCACATCATTGGTTGATCCTTCACGGACGCTATGTCTGCCAGGCCCGCAAGCCGCGCTGTGGCAGTTGTCGCATCGAAGACCTGTGCGAATTCAAGGAAAAGACTTCCGACGATTGA
- a CDS encoding PA3496 family putative envelope integrity protein: MSTGKEQLDVEDDVVGAESDDDAAETPVEVAKTNLSKRRTIDNLLEERRLQKQLADYDFDL, translated from the coding sequence ATGAGCACTGGCAAAGAACAACTGGATGTAGAAGACGACGTTGTTGGCGCTGAATCTGACGATGATGCAGCAGAAACACCGGTAGAGGTGGCCAAGACCAATTTGAGCAAACGCCGCACCATCGATAACCTTCTGGAAGAGCGGCGCTTGCAAAAACAGTTGGCCGATTACGACTTCGATCTCTAA
- a CDS encoding response regulator transcription factor, whose product MNKVLIVDDHPVIRLAVRMLMERHSYEVVAETDNGVDALQLAREHMPDIVILDIGIPKLDGLEVICRLSSTKQAHPFKVLVLTSQAPGHFSMRCMQAGAAGYVCKQQDLTELLSAVKAVLCGYSYFPNQALNSVRSTMGNASEADMVERLSGREMMVLQQLARGKTNKEIADGMFLSNKTVSTYKTRLLLKLNARSLVDLIELAQRNGLV is encoded by the coding sequence ATGAATAAAGTGCTGATCGTGGATGATCATCCCGTCATTCGTCTTGCTGTGCGTATGCTTATGGAGCGTCATAGTTATGAGGTCGTCGCCGAGACCGATAACGGTGTCGATGCCTTGCAACTTGCGCGCGAGCATATGCCGGACATTGTCATACTGGATATTGGAATTCCCAAACTTGATGGCCTGGAAGTTATATGCCGTCTGTCATCTACCAAACAAGCCCATCCCTTCAAGGTGCTGGTGCTCACCTCTCAGGCGCCCGGGCATTTTTCCATGCGTTGCATGCAGGCGGGTGCTGCCGGTTATGTGTGCAAGCAACAGGACCTCACCGAGCTATTGAGTGCCGTCAAGGCAGTGCTGTGCGGGTACAGCTACTTCCCGAACCAGGCGCTGAATTCGGTGCGCTCCACCATGGGTAACGCCAGCGAAGCGGACATGGTCGAGCGCCTGTCCGGCCGGGAGATGATGGTGTTGCAGCAACTGGCCCGCGGCAAGACCAACAAGGAGATCGCCGATGGCATGTTCCTGAGCAACAAAACCGTGAGCACCTACAAGACTCGCTTGCTGCTCAAGCTCAACGCACGCTCCCTGGTAGATTTGATCGAGCTGGCCCAGCGCAACGGGTTGGTGTAG
- a CDS encoding argininosuccinate synthase → MADVNKVVLAYSGGLDTSVILKWLQDTYNCEVVTFTADLGQGEEVEPARAKAQAMGVKEIYIDDLREEFVRDFVFPMFRANTVYEGEYLLGTSIARPLIAKRLIEIANETGADAISHGATGKGNDQVRFELGAYALKPGVKVIAPWREWDLLSREKLMDYAEKHNIPIERHGKKKSPYSMDANLLHISYEGGVLEDTWTEHEEDMWKWTVSPENAPDKAQYLELTYRNGDIVALDGVEMTPATVLATLNRIGGEHGIGRLDIVENRYVGMKSRGCYETPGGTIMLRAHRAIESITLDREVAHLKDELMPKYASLIYTGYWWSPERLMLQQMIDASQAHVNGVVRLKLYKGNVIVTGRKSDESLFDANIATFEEDGGAYNQADAAGFIKLNALRMRIAANKGRKLF, encoded by the coding sequence ATGGCCGACGTAAACAAGGTCGTTCTCGCGTATTCCGGCGGCCTGGACACTTCGGTGATCCTCAAGTGGCTGCAGGATACTTATAACTGTGAAGTGGTGACCTTCACCGCTGACCTGGGTCAGGGCGAAGAGGTCGAACCTGCACGTGCCAAGGCGCAAGCCATGGGCGTGAAAGAGATCTACATTGACGACCTGCGCGAAGAGTTCGTCCGCGATTTCGTTTTCCCGATGTTTCGCGCCAACACCGTCTACGAAGGCGAGTACCTGCTGGGTACTTCCATCGCACGTCCGCTGATCGCCAAGCGCCTGATCGAAATCGCCAACGAAACCGGCGCCGACGCCATCTCCCATGGCGCCACCGGCAAGGGTAACGACCAGGTGCGTTTCGAACTGGGCGCCTATGCCTTGAAGCCAGGCGTAAAAGTGATTGCTCCGTGGCGTGAATGGGACCTGCTGTCCCGTGAAAAACTGATGGACTACGCCGAAAAGCACAACATCCCGATCGAGCGTCACGGCAAGAAGAAGTCCCCGTACTCGATGGACGCCAACTTGCTGCACATCTCCTACGAAGGCGGCGTGCTGGAAGACACCTGGACCGAGCACGAAGAAGACATGTGGAAATGGACCGTCTCCCCGGAGAACGCTCCTGACAAGGCCCAGTACCTGGAACTGACCTACCGCAACGGCGACATCGTCGCGCTGGACGGCGTCGAAATGACCCCGGCCACCGTATTGGCGACCCTGAACCGTATCGGTGGCGAACACGGTATCGGCCGCCTCGACATCGTCGAGAACCGTTACGTGGGCATGAAGTCCCGTGGCTGCTACGAGACCCCGGGCGGCACCATCATGCTGCGCGCTCACCGCGCCATCGAGTCCATCACCCTGGACCGCGAAGTCGCTCACCTTAAGGATGAGCTGATGCCGAAATACGCCAGCCTCATCTACACCGGTTACTGGTGGAGCCCTGAGCGCCTGATGCTGCAACAGATGATCGACGCTTCCCAGGCACACGTGAACGGCGTTGTGCGCCTGAAGCTGTACAAGGGCAACGTGATCGTGACTGGTCGCAAGTCCGACGAGTCGCTGTTCGATGCCAACATCGCCACCTTCGAAGAAGACGGCGGCGCCTACAACCAGGCAGATGCGGCAGGCTTCATCAAGCTGAACGCATTGCGCATGCGCATTGCGGCCAACAAAGGTCGCAAGTTGTTCTGA
- a CDS encoding flagellar protein MotY, whose protein sequence is MRQHYLALLSVFASLPAMALTFQTRLENIEWKVEGDKFECRLTQPITDFGSGEFVRRAGEQATFRLKAFNGSLGAGSATLLAAAAPWQPGRGDINLGAVRVGSGDVLFNSSQAQAGRLFTGLLEGRSPTVRHYGREGGYSEIRLLPVKFNKAYNDYQLCTTKLLPMNYEQVKQTEVGFPGGGIELDAAAKKKLSVILEFMKADPTVNHVELNGHSDNSGNRLTNRDVSRRRALAVMDYFKANGIQESQITLRFHGESYPLAPNTNAANRAKNRRVNIQLERVAAPEKPAPQAKAPGNAAATS, encoded by the coding sequence GTGCGCCAGCATTATCTAGCCCTGCTCAGTGTGTTCGCGAGCCTGCCCGCCATGGCCCTCACGTTCCAGACACGTCTGGAGAATATTGAGTGGAAAGTGGAGGGCGATAAATTCGAGTGCCGCCTGACCCAGCCGATCACCGATTTTGGCTCGGGCGAGTTCGTGCGCCGGGCCGGCGAGCAGGCGACGTTTCGTCTGAAAGCCTTTAACGGTTCGTTGGGCGCCGGTTCCGCGACCCTGCTCGCGGCAGCTGCGCCGTGGCAACCGGGGCGCGGTGATATCAACCTGGGCGCGGTGCGTGTCGGCAGTGGTGACGTACTGTTTAACAGCTCCCAGGCCCAGGCCGGGCGCTTGTTCACCGGTTTGCTCGAAGGCCGCAGCCCGACTGTGCGGCACTATGGGCGCGAAGGAGGCTACTCCGAGATTCGCCTGTTGCCGGTGAAATTCAACAAGGCCTACAACGACTATCAGCTGTGTACCACCAAGCTGCTGCCGATGAACTACGAGCAGGTCAAACAGACCGAAGTGGGCTTCCCCGGTGGTGGCATTGAACTGGATGCGGCGGCGAAGAAGAAGCTCTCGGTGATTCTCGAGTTCATGAAAGCCGACCCCACGGTCAACCACGTCGAGCTGAACGGTCACTCCGACAACAGTGGCAATCGCCTGACCAATCGTGATGTCTCGCGGCGTCGCGCGTTGGCGGTGATGGACTACTTCAAGGCCAATGGCATCCAGGAATCGCAGATTACCCTGCGTTTTCATGGCGAAAGCTACCCGCTGGCGCCGAACACCAATGCGGCCAACCGGGCAAAAAATCGCCGGGTGAATATTCAGCTCGAACGGGTGGCAGCCCCCGAGAAACCGGCGCCCCAAGCCAAGGCACCCGGCAACGCGGCCGCCACCTCATAA
- the pyrC gene encoding dihydroorotase produces the protein MSDRLTLLRPDDWHIHLRDGAALPQTVADVARTFGRAIIMPNLVPPVRNAAQADAYRQRILAVRPAGSRFEPLMVLYLTDLTKPEEIREAKASGFVHAAKLYPAGATTNSDSGVTSIDKILPAIEAMAEVGMPLLIHGEVTRGDVDVFDREKIFIDEHMRRVVELFPTLKVVFEHITTAEAVQFVTEASANVGATITAHHLLYNRNHMLVGGIRPHFYCLPILKRNTHQVALLDAATSGSEKFFLGTDSAPHAQHAKEAACGCAGCYTAYAAIELYAEAFEQRNALDKLEGFASLNGPRFYGLPANTDRITLVREDWTAPTSLPFGELTVIPLRAGETLRWRLLEEHP, from the coding sequence ATGTCCGACCGCCTGACCCTGCTGCGTCCCGACGACTGGCATATTCATCTTCGCGATGGTGCTGCGTTGCCCCAAACCGTGGCCGATGTAGCGCGCACGTTTGGCCGCGCCATCATCATGCCTAACCTGGTACCTCCGGTGCGTAACGCCGCGCAAGCCGACGCCTATCGCCAGCGTATCCTCGCTGTACGACCGGCCGGCAGCCGCTTCGAACCGTTGATGGTGCTGTACCTCACCGACCTCACTAAGCCCGAAGAAATTCGCGAGGCCAAGGCCAGTGGTTTCGTGCACGCCGCCAAGCTGTACCCGGCCGGCGCGACCACCAACTCCGACTCCGGCGTCACCAGTATCGACAAGATCCTGCCGGCCATCGAAGCCATGGCCGAAGTGGGCATGCCGCTGCTGATCCACGGTGAAGTCACCCGGGGTGATGTGGATGTGTTCGATCGTGAAAAGATCTTCATCGACGAACACATGCGCCGCGTGGTCGAGTTGTTCCCGACCCTCAAGGTCGTGTTCGAACACATCACCACCGCTGAGGCCGTGCAGTTCGTCACCGAGGCTTCGGCCAACGTCGGCGCGACCATCACCGCGCATCACCTTTTATACAACCGCAACCACATGCTGGTGGGCGGGATTCGGCCGCACTTCTATTGCCTGCCGATTCTCAAGCGCAACACGCACCAGGTGGCGCTGCTTGATGCCGCCACCAGTGGCAGCGAGAAGTTTTTCCTCGGCACCGACTCTGCACCTCACGCCCAACACGCCAAGGAAGCTGCGTGTGGGTGTGCCGGCTGCTACACCGCCTATGCGGCAATCGAGTTGTATGCCGAAGCGTTCGAACAACGCAACGCCCTGGACAAGCTTGAAGGGTTCGCCAGCCTCAACGGCCCGCGCTTCTATGGCCTGCCGGCGAATACCGATCGCATTACCTTGGTCCGTGAAGACTGGACCGCCCCCACCAGCCTGCCGTTTGGCGAGCTGACCGTTATCCCGCTGCGCGCCGGTGAAACACTGCGCTGGCGCCTGCTGGAGGAACACCCGTGA